In Deltaproteobacteria bacterium, the genomic stretch TCGCGCAGCAGTGCGATGGCGAGCAGGCGCGTGCGACGAGCAGGGCCGACGGTGGTGTCGACGCTGTCACGCAGGAGTGCGAACGCGCCGGCCATGCGCGAGCCACCGAGCGCGAGCGCGGCGGCGTCCGCGAGCGCGGGATCCTTCCCTACCATCGCGGCGGCGACGACCTCGAGCGCTTCGTCACCGACCAGGTCGAGCAACGCCGCGAACAGCTCGCCGGTGACCTCGGGTTCCGGCTCGGGCAATGCCAGCCGCAGCCGCAGCAACGGCTCCCCGGTCATGCGATCGCCCGACGCTGCGATTGCACGCGCGGCCGCGATGCGCGGCGCGGCCTCGGCATCCGCCAGCAGCAACGCGATCTCGACCATCGCGCGACCAGAACGGGCATGCACGAGCGCCATGCCGCAGACGGCCCGCAGCTGCGCTGCGGTATCGGCCGATCCACCCCACACCGGCTCGCGCTGCACCCAACGTACACCCGCCAGGAGCACGTCGTCGTGCCAGCGCTCGAGTCGATCGAGCGCGCGTGCGATTGCGGTCTTGCCGTGGCAGCCGGCATCGCGCGCGATCGGATCGGCCGACAGCCGCGCGAACGCGTCGGGCAGCGCCGCGAGCAGCACGTCGTCGTCGCTCTCGAGCGCATCGGCGATGACGCCGATGGTGTAGCCATGGCTGCCTGCGAGCGCCTTGCGGAGCACCGCCGTGGCATCCGCAGCCTCGCGCTCGCGCAGGGCCTCGCGCACCGCCTCGAGCTGCTGCTCGACGCGGCCGCGCGGTGCTCGAGATCTCGCCATTGCCTGTGGGCAGCGTAGCAGTCGCGTCGACGCGTGGTTCAGTCTTCGACAAACGCGGCCAGTCGCGCGAGCGCGTCGTCCCACTGCTTCGAGATGCGCTCGAGGTAGTCGTGGGCGTCGTCGAGACGGCGCGGCTGCAGCTCCCACCGACACTCGCGGCCCCGACGGGCGCTGCGCACCAGGCCGGCCTGCTCGAGCACGTCGAGGTGCTTGCGAATCGCCTGTCGCGAGACCTC encodes the following:
- a CDS encoding helix-turn-helix transcriptional regulator translates to MSRASGLSVAEARHAAPLFAALGDPTRLQLLQRLCRGGPGSIQQLSDKAEVSRQAIRKHLDVLEQAGLVRSARRGRECRWELQPRRLDDAHDYLERISKQWDDALARLAAFVED